In the Salvia splendens isolate huo1 chromosome 16, SspV2, whole genome shotgun sequence genome, gtttgtttaattatttatttgagtCAATTAGTTGGGATTTAAATAGTTGATTGTATGATGGTGAAGAAGAAGACTGGTGGGATTTTGATGAAACTCCATGTGGAGCAATCAGAATTGATGGTTGACACATTCCTTTCCTTGTGCTTATTTTTGTATATATCAGGCGCCTCCTCTCTCacatcttttttttgtttttgcaatttttatttgtatatcacACCAAACACCAAATATTCCTTTCTTTGGATTTACACACACATACAATGGCTATGGGAGCAAGAAAGAGGCAATTGGTTGGTTAGAAAATAAATAGGACTAggcaaattttttgtcatcagtTATTTCAATTGTTGTATTATGAGTAtgactattttaattttaactatTTGCATTCATCAAACATCTTATTGTAACTTACAAAATAGAGAGATTTTAAAGTAAAGATGagcatttttattaattaattataatacaaattatttattattgatATATTTAGAGGCTGCACccagtaatttatttttatataatttgaataaatagaCTTAAagtaatttgttgtttttatcGAACGTATTCAGATATTATTCCGACACAGAAATGAAAAATAGTTTGTATTTCAAATTTCGGTTGTAGttactaattaataaattatgaagCATGAGATaagtaattaaataaaacagCGTAAGAAACAGAAGAGTGATGCATTGTAACACTAGGTATGTTTTTTCTGTTGTTCTAAACATACCCCACAAAATCTCTCATGTCCCTTCCTTTGGCTCTCTTCTCTCACTGTTCGcatgaaaattatttttcacttttaaaaGTTAGTGTTTATTAATTTGTTCGTCCATTAAATATGCTTCGCATATACCATCgataaagaaaatgaaatagtaTCAGTCTTGAGAGGTGGATTTCTGGTAGGACAGTGGATTACGACCGTCTACTTTAGTGGGTCACCGCGTAACCTGATTGAACATTCCTTACAATACTGTGAGGCCGCGATGTGGGGCGTTGGGTTGGGGTTGGGGTTTCAACATTTGCAAGAAATAGTATCGGATCACACTTCGTACATAACTATATcactattattataattttggaGGTTAATATCATTATTATATCTAGATTGTGGTAATTTCGGAGACTATAATAACAGTTAAATGGGGGAATTAATAGATTTAAATAGTTACTCCAATACTACTATAACTTTCATAATATTTGAATTACCAAATtcattactactactattattcaaCGATGCACAAAAATACACCAAATGTGAACAAAATCGTGGAATAAAGTTGCAATTACATAGTAGATAAATAacttttaaaactaataaaagaTTTATAATCATTCAAAAGCATTTTACCTGTGTCAGCATCATCTGTTAAAAAATATCGTTGTCAATAGTCTTGGGTAATATCGCTGTAAATTGACATTAATTGAGCATACACCAAATTATCTTGTTAGTGAGATAACTATTTTGACTTAGAAAAATAACATtaactatttatatttatttcataacCGAAAGGAAAGAAGTGCAAACTAATCATGAAGCTAAAAAAAAATTGCCGAACTTTATAAGAATCTTTGAGCCAAAATCCAAAATCCTAATAACAAAATCGATTGAGGAAAAAGAGAATAGAATAAGAAACATACATATGCATACTGAGGTAAGCACATGCATTATTAGCATCGTTTTACCAATTAAGTTGCGTTTAATCGATTCATTAGGCTTTTATTTGTCAGTATTTAAGTTCCCACAAAATGGTATGTATTATAGATGCTCGCATAAGGATCCCAATTACaacataaatgaaaattttggaaTATGATAGTTTCCCTTTCTTTAAAAGTGCATTGAACAAAATGACTATTTTATGTTTTCTCTCTTGACATATGATTCATAGTTGATAACATTTTCCACCATTAAATACCATATACACATCTATGCATAATGTAAAGTGGATATTTTTTAGATCAAAGGGTTCAAGATCAAATTCTATTAAGTACTTATTTATATAGGTTTgaatatatttgattttttaaagaCAGGGATTGATTGTAcggtaaaaaaaatagtacttaGCATATTTTCTTGGCATCACTAATTGTGTGCCTTCACCATTAAACCATCGTAAATGCCAAACAAATAGAAGCGATCTCACTATTTACCATCGTTAATATCAACTTGTTTTTGTATCTTCGATTATAGTAGTATGTAATAAATCAAATGTGTCATTTTCAAATGAATTGATAATTACGATGCCTTTAAATcccacaaattaaaataaacaagTTGATGGCCAAACACtctagtttattttattttattttttaatatttcaatgatatTAAATGAAATCAATGATCGAAACATTCAATATGGCCGAGTCCCTTTTCTCTATAACTAGAAGAAaccaaaataatactataaaataaaataaaaaacttagACCATTTCAACTCTACAGTGTCTCATTGTAGCATATAAAATCAGCCATTTATCCACATCAAATGACAAAAATCACTAAACTCTAACACTCAAAAATCACTTCACTTCTTTGAAGGAAACAAATGGCAAGAAAGAGAAAGTCTTGTGATTTTGTAGATGATCAAGAAAAACTCAACCCCGGGGAGGGACACCTATCATCCAACTGGGACGAGATGGTCAAGGAGGCCGCGGCCGTGGCCGCGCTGGGCGCCGTCAGGCGAGCGCGCAAGCGTTTCGTGGGGGTCCGCCAGCGCCCCTCGGGACGCTGGGTGGCCGAGATAAAAGACACCATACAAAAAATAAGGGTATGGTTGGGCACATTTGACACCGCGGAGGAGGCTGCCCGTGCCTATGACGAGGCGGCCTGCCTCCTCCGCGGGGCCAACACTCGAACTAATTTCTGGcccacaaattcaaattcttcaACAACTCCAGCCCTCTCCTCCAAAATCACCAACCTCCTACTCAGTAGGATCAAGGCACGTAACAGTGCCTTGATAGCTACTAATTACATAACTGCCCCGCATTCGTCCTCGCCAATGTCCCCCACTCCGCCTATCGGCAACAAAGGGGACGCGCAACAAATCCCCGACTACTCGGAATCAAACTTCACCGATTTCCTCAACGATCCGGACGAGGATTACACCGTCGAAAACAACGTCATCGAAGCTAGTGATCACAAATACGTGAGTTACGACTCGTTCGCAATGGACGAGTCGGTCTCGGTTGAGATTTCAAATGAAACGGAGGTAGGAAACGAGACGATCCTGGAGCCGGTGGATTTCCAGTTTGTGGATGAGATCGGATCGTCGATCGAGTATTCGGCTTTCGAGATTGCTGAGGAGATTTCAAGGCCAATGGTGCAAGAAGATGAGCCGGTGATGCTGAGTGAAGCGACGAAGAGGATGAACTATGAGAGGAAGTTCTCTGCTTGTTTGTATGCATTTAATGGCATCAATGAGTGCCTCAAATTAAGCTCGAGTAGGCTCGATAGATCTGATCAGCTCACTAGGCTCATGAATGCTTGTCAAATGAACCGCGAGGAGACgacaaacaacaacaacaacaacaacaacgatAACAGCAACAACGACGAAACAGCGAGGGAAGACAAGAGCGCGGGGGTTGGCTCCAATTTTGATGGAGAATCAATGCTGTGGAGCTCCATCGACCTTCCAACCATATGCTACGTCAACTAATTTTATGTATCTACTCAAAATCTACCTTCTATTGCTAATTCACATGTTTTTTCACTtgtctttctaattttatggcCATTGGGAAATCATGGTTTTTTTAATCATGGTTTTAGTGGACTTAAAAAGAAATGACATGTTGCTGATGGTTTAAACATCATTCTTTGACAGTTAGTGTTGGTTATATTCGAGCTTCAAATAGCTCTAATTGCTCTTCAATCATTTGGTACATCATActgttcaattattttattttttgatcgAGTTGAGTAAGATAATATATGATATGAAAAATAAGAttaactataaaaaaaaatacactagaACAACAGAAGGGGGCTCATATTAACTACTTGTAGAATTGAAGGATCGAATTCAAGAAAAAAGTTACTGTTAGTAAATGGGAAGAGAGAACTCGTAGCAGAAGCCAACTCTCATCTTAAGGAGATTGGGCTCATGGCTTGCAAGAATTATGTACAACATCAAGTTCCAACTCCCCACACTGATCAAAAGGAGTTTGCGGGTTTCAAAGTACACGAAGCTGGGCGAGAAAAGCTGCACAAAGATCGAGGAAGAGCAACTGCGGCCCCTGAACTCTCTGCAGGTCGAGCAGATACTTGTCTTCGCGAGTTTTGTAGAGCTGAAATATAGAAACAAGTCAACCAACACTAGTCATATGCAAGAATAACAGTTATCGTGGATCGATTCATTGCCCTATCGATAAATTTACCTGCACTTCAAACTTGACAACATTTGGGGTTCCAATACTTCCTTCGTTCTCAGTAATGGCAGACTCATCTCCAAAAAAATCGGTGCCGTGCATGGAACTGTTAAGTGCCCCTTCATGGTGGCCAGGAGCACCGGGAGCCCATCTGCATTTCATGCTATAATGTCCAATCTTTTTCCAGTAAACTTTCAGTTCTAGTAGCGCTTTGAGAACTTCCATCATGATCTCACGGGGATGGGCTCGAGACTGTCACAGAAATCAAATGAGTAAAGTTTTTAGAATTAATCCTCAACAAGTTACTATTTCTTTATAGAAACACAGGAGAAAAAGCAGCCGACCAACCTGGAGTCCGAGTGCCCATTTCCTGTCAGCTGGAAGTTGCCTTGCTCCAAATTGCTGGTGATCGATAACTCCAGGAAGCCGTTCCCCAACAGGAGATGCTACAGGCTCACTTGGACTGTGGTTATACCCGAATTCCTATGGGTATACAGAAATTCAAGTAAGCATGTAAGATCAGCAAAAATTCATGCGTGTGAAAGAGCATGAAAAGAGATAAATACGTGAAGTTCAGTAAAAGGAAATCAGCAGTAACAATAACTAACAGAACATGTGATAGTGTTAAATGGTGATCGACAACATGCAATAGGTGGCACGGTGTTCTTTTATCAACATTTGGTTATACAGACAGTCAATAGTATGTAAAAGCTCTAATTCCCTCAAAACATTTTAAATCGTACATCTAATCTATTGATAGAAAATCATACCGCTGTCTCTTGGAACTCAGCTCCAAGGTAGCCATTGGCAACACGAAATCGATTGTCTAGGAGCAGATAGTATGAAACAGTACCCTGAAAAACGGTTGAGGGTTGAGAATTAACACAACTTCAATAACAATACATATAACATTCCTTTCACATGTGCAACGATTCAAAAGTCATGATAAATTTAAAAACATTGTTCCTTGTGCAATGATTAAGAATCGTGTTAACAACCAAGAAAATGTGTCGCGATCATGGTAATATTAGGATAGATTTTATAATTGCAAAAGTTGCTAAGGTTGTGTTGTTGTATATAATTTTAAGGTCTATGTTGTAATCCAGAAAACGTGTCAAAGTCAGGTTATTAGATGCGATTAACCCATAACATATTAACAAGATAGAGTAACAAAAGTTACCTCATTTTGGACCCTGTTTCGAATGGAATCAACAAGTGCAGTCCTGTCAAATCCCATCTTAACCACTTCTTGGAGAATATCTTCATCAATCTGCATATTATGAAATTTCGTCACTATAAACAACCATATAAATGATTCTGGGCATTAAAATTTCAGGTAATGTGATGAGCAAAAGTACGATGAGTAAGGAGACTACTATGAAGGTCAAATCATGTGGATGGTAAAATAAGGAGAGGACAGGTGGTGCAGGAACAACACTAATGCCAGAAAACCATTGTATAGAGATACAAAGAAATGGAAAGATGCTCATAATTTTACTCTCATTCCTTGGTGTTCATTGGTCAGTCATTGAGAATATTGAAGATATTTCTCAGTTTTCACAGAATCAGCAAGTTACCTTTTTAGCTTGTTGGGTTGTATCTGGTGGTGGCACAGCCAGATAACGTGGGAGATGAGCTTGGAACCAAGGATGGGCACGGATCTCTGGAATACTTATTCGTTTCATGGGATCAACTATAAGCATCCTGGGAATCAAATCTCTTGCACAAGCAGATAAATGGCTTGGAAGAGTGTATATTCCACCCTGAAGACAAATTGAGCAGATTAGCATTAAGAGCATCACAATATGTGAAAGTCTTCCTTTCATTTATACCTGTTTACAAATGCTATGAATAGGATTCAATCTAGGTTCCACGGAATACTTATGATTTAATGAGAGTAGGCCAGCTAGCAATTTTGTGGAACATTTAAAGCTTCAAAACAACAATGATATATGGTCAAGAGGAAGCTCAGAAGTCAGATCTGAACTGCACCTCTTATGAGCTCAAAAATGTAATGATGAACATTGTCGAAAGCAATGCAGTGGTTGCTATTTTTAACTAAACTTCCAAGCATAAAATATATGAAGAGGAAATAACAAACATAATAACATGAGCTTATGTGGATGcacctttatttttttaaacagGTTTGGAATATTCTCGTCATCGAATGGGAGGGTGCCACAAAGAAGTGCATAAAGAATTACACCACAGCTCCATACATCCACTTCAGGCCCCGCATATAGCTTACCCGATATAACCTATGATAGAAACACACATCAAACTTTGACTTGCACATTTCTGAAACACTCAAAATCTCCTGATTCCAGTCTCTTTGTTTAAATTCTAACTACATCTTTGCCTCATCGGTATTTTAGAATTTAGAGTACCTCTGGTGCAGCGTAGTTAGGGCTTCCACAACTGGTCTTCAGAAAATGACCGTCACGCATAATGTTACTCAAACCAAAATCAGCAATCTTTACGTTGTGCTTAGAATCCAAAAGCAAGTTTTCTGGCTTCAGATCTCGATGAACCACCATGTTCCTATGGCAGTATTCCACTCCAGATATTATCTGCAATCATCAGCACCACAAAGACATTGCTACACTCATCATAGATGAAAAATATCTTGATAAGTCTAAAAGGAAAAATCTAACCTGTTGAAAGAACATGCGTGCCTCCTCTTCATGTAACCTGCCTTTCTCCACAATATAATCAAACAATTCACCAGACTTCACATATTCCATCACAACGTATATGTCCGAATTTGTCTCTACGACCTCATAGAGACGTATGATGTGGGGATGCATAAACAAtctcaaaattttgatttctcTTCGGACTGCAAGAGACAACCAACTGTTATAAAAACTGGTGTGTGCTTGATTTAACTAACATTTGAATTGCTAAAgaaagaaatgtaaagaataacATCAACATAAATATCAAGCATGGGAATAAAATACCTCAAACACAGCTAGACACCACTGGAGTAACATACATTAAAGTAAAATTTGTGCAATACTGGtacattaataattattatcttTACTCCGAGAAAAGTTGTATGGACGGTGGACCTTACATGCCTAATATGATGCACATGTAAAACCAGATTCGTGTGAAATTTTGTGTATTTGGCGCAATTACCCCAATACTGAAAGCATGATATATTACATAACCATAGTTCCTCAAACAAGGAAATTGGAAAACGAACAGGAGGGGGAAGGGGAGGGACAACAGTACAACAAAGGAGCCACACGCCATGGTCATATAGATGGCGAACACATCATTGGAGAAGACATATTATAAACATATTGTGAATATGATTTCCCTGACCTTTTTCTTCCATGTCCATGTTCTTTATCTTCTTACGATTTAGAATCTTGACAGCAACTTTGTGCCCTGTGAGTGCATGTTCAGCAATTTTAACTTTGCCAAATGAACCAATCCCAAGAGTCTTCCCAAGTTTGTAGTTCCGTAAGAAAGAATCCACACTGTTGCCATCTTGGCTTAATCCATCCATAATCCTAAAAAGACATAATGTCAGATTTTGATCTTCATTCATAAACCACACAACAACTATGTTAAGATTGATAATAAACCATGATTACCACAGAATTGGATTATGGAGACATGAATTTACTCGATTGGTCAAAAATTAAC is a window encoding:
- the LOC121771976 gene encoding ethylene-responsive transcription factor ERN1-like — protein: MARKRKSCDFVDDQEKLNPGEGHLSSNWDEMVKEAAAVAALGAVRRARKRFVGVRQRPSGRWVAEIKDTIQKIRVWLGTFDTAEEAARAYDEAACLLRGANTRTNFWPTNSNSSTTPALSSKITNLLLSRIKARNSALIATNYITAPHSSSPMSPTPPIGNKGDAQQIPDYSESNFTDFLNDPDEDYTVENNVIEASDHKYVSYDSFAMDESVSVEISNETEVGNETILEPVDFQFVDEIGSSIEYSAFEIAEEISRPMVQEDEPVMLSEATKRMNYERKFSACLYAFNGINECLKLSSSRLDRSDQLTRLMNACQMNREETTNNNNNNNNDNSNNDETAREDKSAGVGSNFDGESMLWSSIDLPTICYVN
- the LOC121770694 gene encoding SNF1-related protein kinase catalytic subunit alpha KIN10-like encodes the protein MDGLSQDGNSVDSFLRNYKLGKTLGIGSFGKVKIAEHALTGHKVAVKILNRKKIKNMDMEEKVRREIKILRLFMHPHIIRLYEVVETNSDIYVVMEYVKSGELFDYIVEKGRLHEEEARMFFQQIISGVEYCHRNMVVHRDLKPENLLLDSKHNVKIADFGLSNIMRDGHFLKTSCGSPNYAAPEVISGKLYAGPEVDVWSCGVILYALLCGTLPFDDENIPNLFKKIKGGIYTLPSHLSACARDLIPRMLIVDPMKRISIPEIRAHPWFQAHLPRYLAVPPPDTTQQAKKIDEDILQEVVKMGFDRTALVDSIRNRVQNEGTVSYYLLLDNRFRVANGYLGAEFQETAEFGYNHSPSEPVASPVGERLPGVIDHQQFGARQLPADRKWALGLQSRAHPREIMMEVLKALLELKVYWKKIGHYSMKCRWAPGAPGHHEGALNSSMHGTDFFGDESAITENEGSIGTPNVVKFEVQLYKTREDKYLLDLQRVQGPQLLFLDLCAAFLAQLRVL